The following are encoded together in the Clostridium sp. BJN0013 genome:
- a CDS encoding TolC family protein, which produces MKRKLCIVIGLAVFLSIGTTSMAQADVTSSTSTADTSSAVGNGSGVGFTLDDLLNNIEKNNIQIQMDDQKILLYQRQFDRDKQNASLSDDKSSINYPNGQYAAVKIMIDVTPKLDEQNIKNAQYARDDDLENIKFSVKGKYLDAVNCQRQINIINAQIENIDKQIEQVNAKIQQGQLTSDALQSLEVQKSNFIASLNTPKAQLQEYMLNIKQAVNMDLNIDITLQEVENPFVVFDDSNIQSKIDQAVNNSYDIAKITNNIAILKIQEDIYKQYSYNDATGEVSTGLQIQQAENNIYTTQLQKKVDLWNDYYTLKNSEDSVNTEQIKVDNAEMNYNNALAKVQAGVLTNVELDSYALALESEKINLKNAQDNYMILSEKFQYNLTKDLK; this is translated from the coding sequence TCTTCGGCTGTTGGAAATGGTAGTGGAGTTGGTTTCACTTTAGATGATTTGTTAAACAATATAGAAAAAAATAATATACAAATTCAAATGGATGACCAAAAAATACTTCTTTACCAAAGACAGTTTGATAGGGATAAACAAAATGCATCCTTAAGTGATGATAAAAGTTCTATTAATTATCCTAACGGGCAATATGCTGCGGTAAAAATTATGATAGATGTTACACCTAAACTAGATGAACAAAATATTAAAAATGCACAATATGCTAGAGACGATGACTTGGAAAATATAAAGTTTTCTGTAAAGGGAAAGTATCTAGATGCAGTAAATTGTCAGCGTCAGATAAATATTATAAATGCTCAGATAGAAAACATAGATAAACAAATTGAGCAGGTAAATGCTAAAATACAGCAGGGTCAGTTGACTAGTGATGCCCTGCAGTCCCTTGAAGTTCAAAAAAGTAATTTTATAGCTTCACTTAATACGCCAAAAGCCCAGCTTCAGGAATATATGCTAAATATAAAACAGGCCGTAAATATGGATTTAAATATAGATATAACCTTGCAGGAAGTAGAAAATCCATTTGTAGTATTTGACGACAGCAATATACAATCAAAAATTGATCAGGCAGTTAATAACTCCTATGATATTGCTAAAATAACCAATAATATTGCTATACTTAAGATACAGGAAGATATATATAAACAATATTCATATAATGATGCAACAGGAGAAGTAAGTACAGGACTCCAAATACAGCAGGCTGAAAATAACATTTACACCACTCAGCTCCAGAAAAAAGTTGATTTATGGAACGATTATTATACACTTAAAAATAGTGAGGATTCTGTAAATACGGAGCAGATAAAGGTAGATAATGCAGAAATGAATTATAACAATGCCCTTGCAAAAGTTCAGGCAGGTGTTTTAACCAATGTTGAATTGGACTCCTATGCCCTTGCTCTTGAAAGTGAAAAAATAAATCTTAAAAATGCTCAAGACAACTATATGATACTATCAGAAAAATTTCAATATAATCTAACTAAAGATCTGAAGTAA
- a CDS encoding WG repeat-containing protein, with the protein MRKAFKKCSSLILISLSVFGCLQLNSHQVLAANSKKYSISDLNISADNIYSFESGLAKFKKGNLYGLMDEKGTVKSEPEFTSISSFKNGYAKFSKGSKLGIVNTDGKVIVQPEFEDIGDFSEKGVATVSTGSKWGLVNNTGKLIIEPQFDAVYDFQNGFMRVRKENKYGFLDDSGSVISDCKYDNAYDFQENYAAVQKGTLWGLVDKTGEFTAFDFDEIRSPILGLVPIKKDGKWGLADMSGKMILEPKYTGISSLNKNLIKVSNGDKYGAIDKKGSVILDTSYDSITPTQGGLSLINKNGKYGVINTYGKTIVKPELDWINNYQEGKAIVLSHNQYGFIDTKGELTYESQFDKVYDFREGMAKVKKDNKYGFINSKGDVVIEPIFNAASDFNEGYAAVEKNSGPSNIENSSYIPLLKKYIKWGYIDRQGSNFIPYDFDSASPFNNGFALVLKDDKCSIIKNPDIKFMPNSTVTDPFKAWKIKFSKSIRDKTITNDSDDTVINNIDMTMTDNIKVTDSSGNYADVSFTLESPDTIVINPPYEGYEVNERYTITVLSNGRYNISDKDGNDLKPSIIKITFSIKN; encoded by the coding sequence TTGAGAAAAGCTTTTAAAAAATGCTCTAGTTTGATTTTGATTTCTCTGTCTGTCTTCGGCTGCTTACAGCTAAATTCCCATCAGGTGTTGGCAGCAAACAGTAAAAAATATTCAATTTCAGACCTGAATATATCTGCGGACAATATATACTCCTTTGAAAGTGGACTTGCAAAATTTAAAAAAGGCAATTTATACGGGTTAATGGATGAAAAAGGTACAGTAAAATCGGAACCTGAATTTACTTCCATATCATCCTTTAAAAACGGATATGCGAAATTTTCCAAAGGATCCAAGCTTGGAATTGTAAACACAGATGGAAAAGTGATAGTGCAGCCTGAATTTGAAGACATAGGAGATTTTTCTGAAAAAGGTGTAGCAACTGTAAGTACAGGCTCTAAATGGGGACTGGTAAACAACACAGGTAAACTTATTATTGAACCACAATTTGATGCTGTATACGATTTTCAAAATGGATTTATGAGAGTAAGAAAAGAAAACAAGTATGGATTTTTAGATGATAGTGGAAGTGTAATTTCAGATTGTAAATATGACAATGCCTATGACTTTCAGGAAAATTATGCCGCTGTTCAAAAAGGCACACTGTGGGGACTTGTAGATAAAACAGGAGAATTTACCGCCTTTGACTTTGATGAGATAAGATCTCCTATTTTAGGATTGGTTCCTATAAAAAAAGATGGGAAGTGGGGACTTGCGGACATGAGTGGTAAAATGATTTTAGAACCTAAATACACAGGCATATCATCTTTAAATAAGAATTTAATTAAGGTATCTAATGGAGATAAATATGGAGCCATTGATAAAAAAGGTAGTGTAATTTTAGATACAAGCTACGACAGCATTACCCCTACCCAAGGAGGTTTATCTCTAATAAATAAAAATGGAAAATATGGAGTTATAAATACTTACGGAAAAACAATTGTTAAACCTGAACTTGACTGGATAAATAATTATCAGGAGGGAAAAGCTATTGTATTATCCCATAATCAGTATGGATTTATAGACACTAAAGGAGAATTAACATATGAATCTCAGTTTGATAAGGTATATGATTTCAGAGAAGGCATGGCAAAAGTAAAAAAAGATAATAAGTATGGTTTTATAAACTCTAAAGGAGATGTAGTTATAGAGCCCATATTTAATGCCGCCTCTGATTTTAATGAAGGCTATGCGGCAGTAGAGAAAAATAGCGGCCCTTCAAATATTGAAAATTCAAGTTATATACCTCTGTTAAAAAAATATATAAAATGGGGATACATTGACAGGCAAGGCTCTAATTTTATTCCTTATGATTTTGACAGTGCTTCCCCTTTTAACAACGGCTTTGCCCTGGTCTTAAAAGATGACAAATGCAGTATTATAAAAAATCCCGATATAAAATTTATGCCAAACAGTACTGTAACAGACCCTTTTAAGGCCTGGAAAATAAAATTTAGTAAATCAATACGGGATAAAACTATCACCAATGATAGCGATGACACTGTAATAAACAATATAGACATGACCATGACAGATAACATCAAAGTTACTGACAGCAGTGGAAACTATGCAGATGTTTCTTTTACATTGGAAAGCCCTGATACCATAGTAATAAATCCACCTTATGAAGGCTATGAAGTTAATGAGAGGTATACTATTACCGTACTTAGCAATGGAAGATACAATATCAGTGACAAGGATGGAAATGATTTAAAACCCTCTATTATAAAAATCACATTTTCAATTAAGAATTAA
- a CDS encoding SLAP domain-containing protein, with product MVRKTEQNKENTSEEYVSTVLSLLDAEENIVSNVQKEIFEDEIKELPPIKEGELNVTGMYVYDGEDKLEVKIYIRNGLSYNLNLDIIPFVITNSKGKVLASQEFNLASLGTLPPHSARPLKLYFDKKNVKVDKIPEDDWQIALNGKFNITSKVKPIYEGLPEGITVNDKLVFDKFLDELPDLEEGEFSISTFSIGLQKNGNILVTAVMRNSTNKPITIDKIPMTVVDNKKRAVKSEKFVLENFTVSPHRARICNFAFPTNVYPEEDTSLSDWSVIYKLVKINGGKNIKAVKPKK from the coding sequence ATGGTAAGAAAAACAGAACAAAATAAAGAAAATACCAGCGAAGAATATGTTTCCACAGTTCTCTCACTTTTAGATGCAGAGGAAAATATAGTTTCAAATGTGCAAAAAGAGATTTTTGAAGATGAGATAAAAGAATTGCCCCCAATAAAAGAGGGAGAGCTTAATGTAACAGGTATGTATGTTTATGATGGGGAAGATAAACTTGAAGTTAAAATATATATAAGAAATGGTCTTTCATACAACTTGAACTTGGATATAATTCCTTTTGTAATTACAAACTCTAAAGGAAAAGTTTTAGCATCTCAGGAATTTAATCTGGCATCCCTTGGAACACTGCCTCCTCATTCAGCTAGGCCATTAAAACTTTACTTTGATAAGAAAAATGTTAAAGTGGACAAAATACCTGAAGATGACTGGCAGATTGCCTTAAATGGTAAATTTAATATAACTTCAAAAGTTAAACCTATATATGAGGGACTTCCAGAAGGTATAACTGTAAATGATAAGCTTGTTTTTGATAAGTTCTTAGATGAGTTGCCAGATCTGGAAGAGGGAGAGTTTTCTATATCCACTTTCAGTATAGGACTTCAAAAAAACGGCAACATATTAGTTACGGCTGTAATGAGAAATTCTACAAATAAACCAATTACTATTGATAAAATACCTATGACAGTAGTAGATAATAAAAAAAGAGCTGTTAAGTCAGAAAAATTTGTGCTGGAGAATTTTACAGTAAGCCCTCATAGAGCCAGAATATGCAATTTTGCCTTTCCAACTAACGTATATCCGGAGGAAGATACTTCATTAAGTGACTGGTCTGTGATTTACAAGCTGGTAAAAATAAATGGAGGCAAAAATATTAAGGCTGTGAAACCCAAAAAATAA
- a CDS encoding cell wall-binding repeat-containing protein, producing MKKKGKKILSVCSIASLLIASSAVSTAVEAVDSSSIIRIGGTDRYETAAKIAEAGWSSSNYAIVANGEGYADALCAVPLAKANDAPILLTTSSDSLNQNTLNELKSLKVNHVIVVGGTGVVSDSVVDSIKTQVKSDVERLGGQDRYETSVKIAEKLGSTSKIVVASGEGYADALSAASAAAIEEMPILLTRSTILPDVTSNYITSNSQITKTYVIGGTASVSDSVANSLKSVERFGGADRYETNADVIEGFASDFKFNNIYAALGNGPIGNEFADALTGGALAAKNKNPLVITGQTLSSSTKQLLKGKVYKSATITVIGGTANISDTLAQEMKDAFGASSSGGGGGGGGSSSSYTNITSNLKSGKGILGAKYTSYKEKINNNSKYNKYFKIDSNASDDSNYINVDLQSKGQDINNLSDVFKKAQSRYSIDENGNITDTAKFNADIDKINDKLSAGFNNVTINGDPITTFLGSLGSQYFDSNGNLVADKIQAVIESHSDDMEDAYEQFKTDVNNQIDKYFTDNAQGQALANKDPELTYDEDIQINRIVKGNSSEVFDASQGYKLAVEELVNKLVFPSYESDDFYIDTYKVYLTGGDYINIKVNPFSE from the coding sequence GTGAAGAAAAAAGGTAAGAAAATTTTATCTGTGTGTAGTATAGCATCATTATTGATAGCTAGCTCAGCAGTCTCCACAGCTGTAGAAGCCGTGGATTCATCATCTATTATAAGAATAGGTGGAACTGACAGGTATGAAACAGCTGCAAAAATTGCTGAAGCAGGATGGAGTTCTTCGAATTATGCAATAGTGGCAAATGGAGAAGGTTATGCAGATGCACTTTGTGCAGTTCCGCTGGCAAAAGCTAATGATGCACCTATATTACTTACCACAAGTAGCGATAGTTTAAATCAAAACACATTAAATGAATTAAAAAGTTTAAAAGTTAACCATGTAATTGTAGTTGGTGGAACAGGGGTAGTATCCGACAGTGTAGTAGACAGCATAAAGACACAAGTTAAATCTGATGTAGAAAGATTAGGTGGACAAGATAGGTATGAAACCTCTGTAAAAATAGCCGAAAAGCTGGGCTCCACTAGTAAGATAGTTGTTGCCAGTGGAGAAGGATATGCAGATGCACTTTCAGCAGCTTCTGCTGCAGCTATAGAGGAAATGCCGATACTTTTGACGAGAAGTACCATTTTACCTGATGTAACATCAAATTACATAACATCAAATTCTCAAATAACTAAAACTTATGTAATAGGTGGCACTGCTTCTGTAAGTGACTCAGTTGCAAACTCACTTAAATCTGTAGAGAGATTTGGCGGGGCTGATAGATATGAGACAAATGCAGATGTTATAGAAGGATTTGCTTCAGACTTTAAGTTCAACAATATTTATGCGGCACTTGGAAATGGACCGATAGGCAATGAATTTGCAGATGCCCTTACAGGAGGAGCACTGGCTGCCAAGAACAAAAATCCTCTGGTTATAACTGGACAAACCTTAAGTTCCTCAACTAAGCAGCTTCTTAAAGGCAAGGTATATAAAAGTGCAACTATAACAGTAATAGGCGGAACTGCTAACATATCCGATACACTAGCACAGGAAATGAAAGATGCATTTGGAGCATCATCATCTGGCGGCGGTGGCGGCGGTGGTGGCTCAAGTTCCAGCTATACAAATATTACTTCTAATCTTAAAAGTGGTAAAGGGATATTAGGGGCTAAGTATACTTCTTATAAAGAGAAAATAAACAATAATAGTAAATATAACAAGTACTTTAAAATAGATAGCAACGCATCAGATGATTCTAACTATATAAATGTAGATTTACAAAGTAAGGGACAGGATATAAATAATTTATCAGATGTATTCAAAAAAGCTCAAAGTAGATACAGCATTGATGAAAATGGGAATATAACTGATACTGCTAAATTTAATGCGGATATAGACAAAATTAATGATAAATTATCAGCTGGTTTTAACAATGTTACAATAAATGGTGATCCAATAACAACATTTTTAGGAAGCCTTGGCTCACAATATTTTGATTCAAATGGAAACTTAGTGGCAGATAAAATTCAAGCTGTAATTGAGTCACATTCAGATGATATGGAAGATGCATATGAGCAATTTAAAACAGATGTAAATAATCAGATAGATAAATATTTTACAGATAATGCCCAAGGTCAAGCATTGGCAAATAAAGATCCAGAATTGACTTATGATGAGGATATACAAATAAATAGAATTGTCAAGGGTAATTCTAGTGAAGTATTTGATGCAAGTCAGGGCTATAAATTAGCAGTAGAAGAATTGGTAAATAAATTGGTGTTCCCAAGTTATGAAAGTGATGATTTTTATATAGACACATATAAAGTATATTTAACGGGCGGAGATTATATAAATATAAAAGTTAATCCTTTTTCTGAATAA
- a CDS encoding cell wall-binding repeat-containing protein, which translates to MAKKSKILLNSILSIFLVTSVNIISPKTAFATSKRLWGQNRYETSTAVSKSGWTTSDYVILASGEGYADALCAAPIAKKYGAPILLTESGNLDQTVKEEITRLKAKYIIEIGGTASISQSIEDQLKSMSLDVQRLGGQNRFETSVTVAKALGTIDKIVITSGYGFADALSIAPIAASQNIPILLTGADSLPDAVQSYIDKNKDSIKDSYIIGGQGVISDSAISTLPQSVRISGQNRFETNVKVLDYFKGSIDFDNLYIVQADGPTGNEFADALSGSALAAKTSSPIILTYNSMYSGTEDFIKSNVSKDASITAIGGIAAVPESLVSSLQQIVSQISTSGSSGSTSGGSSGGGSSSGSDSDYDTLSSALSKLKTVDTSGMNDTQKEIISDTITAVSKYLADTNYDYSEDAKNIKALYSSLSDSDRNDLQAAVVNSGISTSEILILSSKFGL; encoded by the coding sequence ATGGCTAAAAAAAGTAAAATATTATTAAATAGCATATTAAGCATTTTTCTAGTGACATCAGTAAATATAATTTCACCTAAAACGGCATTTGCTACTTCTAAAAGGTTGTGGGGACAGAATAGATATGAGACTTCTACAGCAGTGTCAAAAAGTGGATGGACAACTTCCGATTATGTAATTCTTGCCAGTGGTGAAGGCTATGCGGATGCTCTTTGTGCTGCCCCTATTGCAAAAAAGTACGGTGCACCGATACTTTTAACTGAAAGTGGCAATTTGGACCAGACAGTAAAGGAGGAAATAACAAGGTTAAAAGCCAAGTACATAATAGAAATAGGTGGAACGGCTTCCATATCACAATCTATTGAAGACCAATTGAAATCCATGTCACTGGATGTTCAGCGTTTAGGTGGACAGAATAGATTTGAAACCTCTGTAACTGTTGCAAAGGCACTTGGAACTATTGATAAGATAGTGATAACTTCGGGATATGGTTTTGCAGATGCCCTTTCCATAGCACCTATAGCTGCTAGCCAGAACATTCCAATACTTTTAACTGGAGCAGATTCTCTACCAGATGCAGTGCAGAGTTATATAGATAAAAATAAAGATTCCATAAAGGATTCTTACATAATAGGTGGACAGGGTGTTATAAGTGACAGTGCAATTTCAACATTACCTCAATCTGTCAGAATAAGTGGGCAAAATAGATTTGAGACTAACGTAAAGGTACTGGATTATTTTAAAGGCAGTATTGATTTTGATAATTTATATATAGTTCAAGCTGACGGCCCTACAGGGAATGAATTTGCAGATGCCCTTTCTGGTTCTGCACTGGCAGCTAAAACTTCCTCCCCTATAATATTGACTTACAATAGTATGTATTCAGGAACAGAAGACTTTATAAAATCCAATGTATCAAAAGATGCCAGCATCACAGCTATTGGAGGAATAGCTGCAGTTCCAGAAAGCTTGGTAAGTTCACTTCAGCAGATTGTATCTCAAATTTCTACATCAGGCAGCAGCGGTAGTACTAGTGGCGGCAGCAGTGGAGGAGGATCTTCTTCTGGTTCGGATTCTGATTATGATACTTTGAGTTCAGCTTTGAGCAAACTTAAGACTGTAGATACCTCAGGAATGAATGATACACAAAAAGAAATAATATCAGACACTATAACTGCTGTAAGTAAGTATTTAGCAGATACTAATTATGATTACAGTGAAGATGCAAAAAATATAAAAGCACTTTATAGCAGTCTTTCGGATTCTGATAGAAATGACCTTCAAGCTGCTGTAGTAAATTCAGGAATTAGTACTTCAGAAATTCTTATACTTAGTAGTAAATTTGGATTATAG
- a CDS encoding nitrogenase component 1: protein MRLKKGRYLDAMIDNHKYTGEARVVLYGEPELLLSTARLCVENGILVKVAGTGSRNPILKKMLKEELKAQKEDSIVLDDTDFETMESYAKRFNINLMIGNSDGRRMAKKLGVKLIRTGFPIHDRVGGQRQVITAYNGSLFLIDAVSNAMLEITQNSYREKAYNDYYLPILDIEEDNSKSNRDKSCTENLYSDEL from the coding sequence ATGAGATTAAAGAAAGGAAGATATTTAGATGCCATGATAGACAATCATAAATATACCGGAGAAGCAAGAGTTGTATTATATGGAGAACCTGAACTTTTACTCTCTACAGCAAGGCTTTGTGTGGAAAATGGAATACTTGTGAAAGTGGCAGGTACAGGTTCTAGAAATCCTATTTTGAAGAAAATGCTTAAGGAGGAGTTGAAGGCTCAGAAAGAGGATTCCATAGTACTTGATGATACTGATTTTGAAACTATGGAAAGTTATGCTAAAAGATTTAATATCAATTTAATGATAGGCAATTCAGATGGAAGGAGAATGGCAAAGAAACTTGGGGTAAAGCTCATAAGGACAGGTTTTCCAATTCATGACAGAGTGGGAGGACAAAGGCAGGTGATAACTGCATACAATGGTTCTTTATTTTTAATAGATGCCGTGTCAAATGCCATGTTGGAAATAACTCAGAATAGTTACAGGGAAAAAGCTTATAATGACTACTATCTTCCTATTTTAGATATTGAGGAGGATAATTCAAAATCAAATAGAGATAAAAGCTGTACCGAAAATTTATACTCAGATGAACTATAG
- a CDS encoding SLAP domain-containing protein, translating to MCLERSERNGYNHGKKTEYNKENTSKEYVSTVLSLLDAEENIVSDVQKEIFEDEIKELPPIKKGHLNVSGVYVYEAEDKLEVKIYVRNGLSHNLNLTKIPFVIRNSKGDILASQEFNLASLGTLPPRSARPLKLYFDKKNVKVDKIPEDDWHIALNGKFVITSKIRPIYEGLSEEITVKDKLVFDKFLDELPEMEEGQFSISTFSIGLQKNGNILVTAVMRNATNKPITVDKIPMTVVDAKKRAVKSEKFVLENFTVNPYRARVCNFAFPTNVHPEEDTALNDWSVAYKLVDINGGKNIRRRK from the coding sequence TTGTGCCTTGAGCGAAGCGAAAGGAATGGATATAATCATGGTAAAAAAACAGAATACAATAAAGAAAACACCAGTAAAGAGTATGTTTCCACAGTTCTCTCACTTTTAGATGCAGAGGAAAATATAGTTTCAGATGTGCAAAAAGAGATTTTTGAAGATGAAATAAAAGAATTACCCCCTATAAAAAAAGGACATCTTAATGTATCGGGTGTATATGTTTATGAAGCAGAAGATAAGCTTGAAGTTAAAATATATGTAAGAAATGGTCTTTCACATAATCTGAACCTGACTAAAATACCTTTTGTAATTAGAAATTCTAAAGGAGATATTTTAGCATCCCAGGAATTCAATTTAGCATCTCTTGGAACACTGCCTCCTCGTTCAGCTAGACCATTGAAACTCTATTTTGATAAGAAAAATGTTAAGGTAGATAAAATACCTGAGGATGATTGGCATATTGCTTTAAATGGTAAATTTGTTATAACTTCAAAAATCAGACCTATATATGAAGGCCTGTCAGAAGAAATAACTGTAAAAGACAAACTAGTTTTTGACAAATTCTTAGATGAGTTGCCAGAAATGGAAGAGGGACAATTTTCTATATCTACCTTCAGTATTGGGCTTCAAAAAAACGGCAATATACTTGTTACAGCTGTAATGAGAAATGCCACAAATAAACCAATTACTGTTGATAAAATACCTATGACCGTGGTGGATGCTAAAAAAAGAGCTGTTAAGTCGGAAAAATTTGTACTGGAGAATTTTACAGTAAACCCTTATAGAGCCAGAGTATGTAACTTTGCATTTCCAACTAATGTACATCCTGAAGAAGATACAGCCTTAAACGACTGGTCAGTAGCTTACAAATTGGTAGATATAAATGGAGGGAAAAATATTAGAAGAAGAAAATAG
- a CDS encoding cell wall-binding repeat-containing protein, whose amino-acid sequence MKKKGKKILSACSIASLLIASSTVSINVKAADPSSDGVDRLGGADRYETAAKVAQAGWQSSDYAILANGEGYADVLCAIPLAKAKDAPVLLTTGGSLNENALNELKSLDVKHVIVVGGTGVVSDNVINSIKSQGISDVERIGGQDRYETSVKIAGRLGVVTKATIANGEGYADALSAGPAAAIEGMPILLTRGTSLPDVTVNYIKSHSQITKTYVIGGTASVSNSIENSLPFPKRLEGSDRYETNVAVLTEFASDFSFKNVYMALGNGPTGNEFADALIGGVLAAKLKNPLIITGKTLSSSTLKFIESKGYKGCTLTVIGGTANIPNSLANYTNITSIVKANSSYEELVSSINGSQYFTIEDDDSSTINVQLKKDNVNSIEGIFEEAEDRYNSTGSVDEQQIRDDVDKVNDKLDILYNKNITVKVDGSTKSLAAFFGSLGSRYFDSEGKLDADAIVTQIEKKLGSTYDYNDFRTDLIEKIDYYFHNNSSSPESSLDLKVMGFEVNSIKKGNSVLYKSNYIAKVAAKKLVHLLMPAKGTDITGTYTIYVDGSSYVRVKVIPKSN is encoded by the coding sequence ATGAAGAAAAAAGGTAAAAAAATTTTATCTGCTTGCAGTATAGCATCATTATTAATAGCTAGTTCAACAGTTTCCATAAATGTAAAAGCTGCAGATCCATCATCTGATGGTGTAGACAGGCTGGGTGGTGCAGACAGGTATGAAACAGCAGCAAAGGTTGCACAGGCAGGGTGGCAGTCATCTGATTATGCAATACTGGCAAATGGAGAAGGGTATGCAGATGTCCTATGTGCTATTCCTCTGGCAAAAGCTAAGGATGCTCCGGTGCTGCTAACCACAGGAGGCAGTTTAAATGAAAATGCACTAAATGAATTAAAAAGCTTAGATGTTAAACATGTAATTGTAGTTGGAGGAACAGGGGTAGTATCAGATAATGTGATAAACAGCATAAAATCACAGGGAATATCTGATGTAGAAAGAATAGGTGGACAAGATAGGTATGAAACTTCTGTAAAAATAGCTGGGCGGCTAGGAGTTGTTACTAAGGCAACTATCGCCAACGGTGAAGGATATGCCGATGCACTTTCAGCAGGTCCTGCTGCAGCCATAGAAGGAATGCCAATACTTTTGACAAGAGGCACCAGTTTACCAGATGTAACAGTAAATTACATAAAATCACACTCTCAAATAACTAAAACTTATGTAATAGGGGGGACTGCTTCTGTAAGTAATTCCATTGAAAATTCACTTCCATTTCCAAAGAGATTAGAAGGATCGGATAGATATGAAACAAATGTAGCAGTACTAACTGAATTTGCTTCAGATTTTAGTTTTAAAAATGTTTATATGGCGCTAGGAAATGGTCCAACAGGAAATGAATTTGCAGATGCCCTTATAGGAGGAGTTCTGGCAGCTAAGCTTAAAAATCCTCTCATAATAACTGGAAAAACTTTAAGTTCCTCTACCCTGAAGTTTATTGAGTCAAAAGGATATAAAGGATGTACTCTTACAGTAATAGGTGGAACTGCTAATATACCTAATTCATTGGCTAATTATACAAATATTACTTCAATAGTAAAGGCTAACTCTTCTTATGAAGAACTTGTAAGTAGTATAAATGGCAGTCAATACTTTACTATAGAGGATGATGACTCCAGTACTATAAATGTACAATTAAAGAAGGATAACGTAAATTCTATTGAAGGTATATTTGAAGAGGCTGAAGATAGATATAATAGTACAGGCAGTGTAGATGAACAGCAGATAAGAGACGATGTGGACAAAGTTAATGATAAATTGGACATACTATATAACAAAAATATAACAGTAAAAGTTGATGGAAGTACTAAAAGCTTAGCTGCATTTTTTGGAAGTTTGGGTTCTAGATATTTTGATAGTGAGGGTAAATTGGATGCAGATGCCATAGTAACTCAAATAGAGAAAAAGCTTGGAAGTACTTATGATTATAATGATTTTAGGACAGATTTGATTGAAAAAATAGATTATTATTTTCATAATAATTCATCATCACCAGAAAGTTCATTAGATCTTAAAGTTATGGGATTTGAAGTAAATAGTATTAAAAAAGGAAATTCTGTTTTATATAAATCTAACTACATTGCAAAAGTTGCTGCCAAAAAATTAGTACATTTATTGATGCCGGCTAAAGGAACCGATATTACAGGAACGTATACTATTTATGTAGATGGAAGTAGTTATGTTAGAGTAAAGGTTATTCCTAAAAGCAA